TTTGTCAATATATTAATATCAAGTCAAACAAGAATGTTAGAGGTTTTTGAAAAAATAACGTTGTATTAAAGCTTATCTTTATGACTTATATTTTCataaatgattttgaaatatatacgtggctctattaatcgagtcaacacAAGCAtcaatttattggcgacttgacagtTGCTTAGAGTTTAATTTGAATCTCAGGCAGGTTTAAGGGCATGTTTGGCAGAAAGCATTTTGAAGCTTTTAGCTTTTATCTTTTATGAAAAAGCTCCTAACTGATAAAAAGCTTGGTTTGGCATAAGAGCTTCTTGCTTTTAGAAATGGCAAAAAGCTCCTAATCTTAAACGCTATGTGAACCAGCTTTTGAAGATTTAAGTAAAGCTTTTTGTATCTTATTTACTAAATTAGCCTTCCTAATTACTTTATCGCCCTCCACGTTTTATAACATGTAGTGTTTCACGTAATAGACACCCACCTACAACATGTATTTTTCCCTAACTACACGTAAATAAACTTTTCATAATAACATAAAAATTGTGCCATTTACTTGAGAGCAATGCTGTAGCCTTACATAGTTCACCGTCTGTGATATGTTTGATGCATGGTAATGCATGTATATAAAAATTCTCCTGTATGTATCATATATATAGtgataataaaatcaaattttctGCTTTAAAAAAAACATAAAAGATATAAGCCATTAGATCTAATCTACTAAATGTTAATACTTCTTGATTTAATTTAGCATTTAGTGTTATTTTTTCTCGTACCCATTTttgtctttttaattttttttttaacaactcCAGCTACTTTGCCAAACACTTAAATATGTCTAAAAAGCTTCAGCTAACAGCTACTAATTACCAGCTAACAGCTACCATCTACTAGCTtccagctccagctaccagctagttttgccaaacataccctaaaacccatggaaatttgattctaccattttcatggcatctctcacttatcttttttatttttattttttttatcttttaaacctacttattggtcggaggtccattcggaagcaatctctgtgtctatagaacattgagagggaggactttctttaCTCATGTggaattgggttttgttgttgttgttgttgacttcttgttgattttgaaatatatattattttaatttataaataatTCAGTCCGATTAATTCCCGAATAGCCGATCActcgagtactccccgagtagcgaGTCTTGCAACCTTGATACTCTCAAGTCAAATGCCTACTATGGTTTCTTGCCTGCTATTTTAGTTTATTACTCGGGTGTCGCATCCTATTATGGTAGCTTGATCTTGCAATCTCAAGTTTCAGACCCGAATCTTGTGTCACGAATTAAATGCAAAAACCTAACATGCTACTATAGATAGCAAATTCCCACCACTgttaacatgtcatcataattcATAAGGATAGTTTTATTATTTAGGCAGACTAAACTACATACTCAAACCAAGCTTTTAAAAGTCGCTATGATGGGACTAGTCGGTAGGGTCCTTTTAGGCGGGGGGTGTTCACGGTCCGGTTTTGATTAAATCTCAAAGCAAACCGGCGTCCACGGTTTCATCATATATTAAACCAGATCAGACCGAGTAAGTTTTCTAACTGGACGTTTGATTCGTTTGGGGCGGTCCGGTTTTGTCGGTTTGACGGTTTCAAATTTTTATCTTTTTTCCTTTCATTTCCATATTATTTTGAGTATATTTTGTCTCGGTTTGTGACAAGAAAGGTATAACAAACACTTAATATTAGAACTCCTATGACATGGATTAGCTTAGCGCAATGTGTCAAGGTTCAAGATGGATAAGTGGTTCAGCTGCGGTATGTCATGTAACTAAAGGGATGCTCTTAATTCATGAGTTGAACTGTGTATATATGTTTTCCTGAGTTGCATAATGTCCTGTTGCTTGTTACCCTTTGTAATAGTagtaatatgtatgtatgtgtacatTATGCAACTAAGGAACACATATATACACAGTTGCATATATGCTTGTTACCCTTTGTAATAGCAAtaacatacatgcatacataaaTCATATGTATTAATTAATGAAACTTACTTTCTTGCTGTATAATAATTATCTACCATATATATTATATTTGTTTATATACATATGATTTATGAACATATTAACATATTACATATAGTCCGGTCCGGTCCGGTTTAACCGGTCGGTGGCCTAATAAAACCGTAAACTAGACCGAGTTTCGCGGTTTGTTGATTTTTCAAATTGGCGACCGGACAACTAATATCCAAAACTGGACCGAACCAACTAAATCGATACGGTCCGGCCAGTTTTTGCGGTTTAACGGTTTTATGAACACCCCTTACTTGTAGGCATTTTGGTCAAATTGCTAcgagtatatttttataaatatagtaGATAGTGGATTTAATTGGTTCTCATATGAGTATATGACTATGAGCATAATCTAATCTGACAAATAGTCAAGAACATATCTCAGATCTACGATTTCCGTTCTTTGATTTCGTTGAATTGATGAGTTCAATTGGATTAAAATGATATTCTGCAATATGAAGTTCACGAACAGATAATGTGAAGGACCAATAAAATTAGAGTTTGTAAATATGAGGGATCAATAATGTAATTATTTAGAAATGAAAGTAGAGTGACCTTGCAATATGAAGTTCACGAACAGATAATGTGAAGGACCAATAAAATTAGAGTTTGTAAATATGAGGGATCAATAATGTAATTATTTAGAAATGAAAGTAGAGTAACCTTGAAGTTTACCTGTTATAAcaggttaaatacatacaatagaacaatttaaatagttgaatgcatacaataggagatttggaagttggatgcatacaataggaatttagtgaaagttcaatgcattttcaaacAATATTCCCTTATTTGTATTGATAATTACAAAGAGTATGGCTCTTTTTTTGGGTTAACAGAAAGCGTCAATTTACTGGCATCAtgactgccgtttagagcctaaattgaattccaggcaggatttaaaacccatggaaatttgattctaccattttcatggcgtctcaattttatttttactatttaaaaaaaaaaaaatctcctaCTTACTTACtggccggaggtccattcggaagcattctctttatccgtcgagtagagagagggatgactttctctacttttgagagtgtttttacTTTAGTTGGAGAAATGacctgtctttattctcggataggggaaggattatcTATATCTCATCTccacatacaccactcatgtggtattgggttttgttgttgttgtataattaCAAAGAGTAGTGATTGGTATGATGAGTATGTATATGTAAATAGAATAAAATGTTCGACCTGTTTAAAGTATTACCGTGTAGAGAGACCATTTTGATCTAACATTACCCACCAATAACTGAGTTTGACATTATCAAACATCCCCCAAATAAACTAAATCTCAAGTGTATTTGTTTCTGCCTAATTGCTATTGTTAATTGTTGTGATGAGTTATGTAGGTCGCCCAAAGTTGTATTATCTGACATAATTTATGTTGATGTCTAGTAGAAAGTTAAAAGGGATAATAACATGATGTTACTTGTAGCAAACAAAAGTTTGTATACGTCATCTGAATAATTTTGAATTCAATTTTACACACCCTTAATTGTAATGTTAATACTTTGTTATCCATTTACTTTATCTTACATTTTGCTGCATTTAAATGCTCGCAGGGCTGAATCTCTGATAGCTTAAAGGCAAAGTGCATTTCTATCGTTCTCTTCTATATTTTACCATTTTAGCTTATTCTTCGAGATTTAGATGTTGGAAAAAACTCGAAGACATTGATGTTTAACCTTTTGAGAGAATAACGGGAGCTACCTTTTCGGCGTTACTTTGCTGAGTTAGTCTGTGATGTATTGGTTTCTGTTTCACGTTTCCAAGTTTATCTCTTATAGGAAACATTTTTGTTGCCATtaatttcataattttaacaaATGGCATTTATATGTTTGTTGAATGCACTTTGTTATGTGAGATCGACTTGGCATATGAAATTGACATTTACCCAACTCCACGAGCTGTATATTTTTCAGTCCCTGTTGATGTTTGTCATTTTATATACGTTAGGCATATATTTGAAACGATAGAAAGCAGATGAATTATTGATGTTAACAAGATGCATTATGTTCCACAATAATTATTGTTTCCTAAACTTACAATATAATATTTTCTTTGTTCATAAAGTTTTACTTACCATATTCCCTTTGCTACAGTCTCACTCAAGAGCCTAAATAACAACCATTTCTAGAACAAACGAAACACCAACCGCTCATATTACAACCAACCACTTCAATGTACTTATTACAACACAATAACAGTAACTATCGTATGATGGCCTAATAGTTGGTGTCCTTATACCCTTTGAAGCCACAGTCTCACTTAAGAGGCTAAATAACAACCATTTCTAAAATAACACATTTGACGTCGGGTAATGGTGGTTCTTTGATTTAGTTAAAGACAAAATGACCGACGAAGCTTTCGCCGCATTTGATGTTATGATGAGGTGTAGGCCAAGAGCGAACTGGTTACGATTAGTCTTATTAATTCTAGCGAGATCCCACGTGCGCCGTTTAAAGATAAGAATCAACAAAAGTGGAAGAAAAAAATGTTCAACGCGCAGATGTGAAAGAATTCGGCGTGTTCATTAAGGATATTTGAGTTCGTTTTAATCGGTGTTCATATTTCGTAGCATACTTTTGGTTTCGGAGTTCGTTTGTTTTTGTTAGTAAAATGTTTTGGTTTTGTTTCGGTTTAAGTAAGATGATGTTTGATATAATAGTTCGTTTGTTAGCCGATTTCTTAGTATGAGACTCATCGAGGTTCTCCCTTGTGTCTCTTGttgaattcgttttttttttttttgaaaacattTTCTGTTTCATAAAAGTTTTCTTTAGTTTTGCCAAAAGAAAAAAATTGCAACACATTTTGAGGTGACCAGATAAACATAATATAACTCAATTAAGAGGTGgtgtacaataattaacttaatgtTATGAATTCAAATGATTAACTTATTATGACAATAACCATTAACCATAACCATTTATATGATAACACAAttacttattatcattaatcattaatattataaattcaaaTGATTAACTTGATGCTTTGTGTATCAAGTGTTCATTTTAGATGCCAGTTTAGCCATACCATTATCATGAATTGAAGATCCGTTCAGTGCTACGGAATCAAAACAATTGCAATCACTCAAAATTGTGAAATACGTGACGGTTTCACGATTACAGGATATGAAAACCAGATTACATTAATTAATAACTCTAATTATTCCTCAAACAACTTCACAACCATGAAGCTGATTTACTCCTTCAGTCACATAGCTACACGAGCAGCTCAAGACTTGGACATATGACGGATCAAGTCCACAACACGGTTACTGCAACACATTCAATAATCACCTTATgccacatataaatatacatacaatTACATGCAAATATATACACACGACATAACAAATCCAAAATGAAGAAAGACCGTACCTGTATCCCCATTCGTTGTCATACCAAGAAACAACCTTCACAAAATTGTCATTCAGTGCAATTCCAGCTTTCGCATCAAATATGCTAGACCTGTTGCAACTCAATATCAGCATAATTATTTTAAGCACATTTTTATTTGATTAAACATTCAAATGCAAGGCTAGTAATAAATCGACACTTGCCTGCAGTCACCAACAAAGTCTGTCGACACAACATCATCTTCTGTGTAACCCAAAATTCCCTTCAGACTTCCCTCAGACTCAGCCCTAAACAATCccaacaaaatataaatataataaaaaataaaaattcaatcaAATAACTAATTAGCACAAATTTAAAATACTGATtaaacttttttatttttattttttacttgaTAGCAGCCTTGATATCATCATAAGAGGCGGGCTTCTCGAGCCTAGCAGTAAGGTCAACGACAGAGACATCAACAGTAGGAACACGGAATGCCATTCCCGTAAGTTTCCCATTTAGAGCAGGAAGAACTTTTCCAACAGCCTTCATTTAtttacaataaaaataaaaaataaattattgATTTAGCGGAAACATATTTTCAGATACAAGTTTAATAGCTGCAATTATATACCTTAGCAGCTCCAGTGCTGCTCGGAATGATGTTGAATGAAGCAGCTCTTCCCCCTCTCCAATCCTTCATCGATGGACCATCAACAGTCTTCTGAGTTGCTGAATCATACACAAACTAATTAGCCACcataaaacataaaatatatatttaaatttattttaaaataaaaatcgTACGGTATTTGGAAAGCATATGCTGCTAAGTGCTAACCTGTGATGGAGTGAACAGTGGTCATAAGGCCTTCCACAATACCAAATTTGTCATGAATAACCTGTTTACAATACAAAAAGCAagaaattaatttatatataattttaaatcaaCAAATCTGTTTCAGGTTGGAAAAAAAATTAACCTTTGCTAATGGAGCAAGACAGTTAGTAGTGCAACTAGCATTAGAAACAATGGTGATATCAGATTTGTACTCTTTCTCATTAACACCCATCACAAACATGGGTGCATTTGCACTTGGAGCCGAAATAACCACCTTTTTCGCACCTCCCTAATAAACCACAAAATTAACCATCACTAACTATAATTGCATATACATATGAGCTAGTTTAAGTAAAACAAATTAACCATAAGgtataacaaaaaaaaataatgatacgaAACGTGACAATTTGTCCATCAGTATGCATAAAATAAAGTGACCTACAATGCACACGATgcacaaattgtcatgtttcaaccAAATTAACAATGACTATGCAGACCTTCAAATGAGCAGCAGCCTTGTCCTTATCGGTGAAAACGCCAGTCGACTCCACAACATATTCAGCTCCAGCTTCACCCCAAGGGATCTCCTCAGGATTTCTTTAATtaatcaataaaaaaaaatataatttactTTCATAATTTATAAGCTTTCAATTAATTTGAAATTaacaataatttaataataataacaataattaaaagacTTACTTCATGCCAAAAATGGAAACAGGCCTATCACCAAATAAAAGAGTTTTTTCATCCTTCACTTTAATCTCATCTTTCTTCCATTGTCCATGAACACTATCATATTTAAACATGTAAATCTGTACAAAATTACATTATATATTCATTATAAACATATCAATTCAGGCAAAATAATGTCATATAAAAAGTTATCAATGCAAAATATGTACCATGTAATCTGTAGTAATGAAAGGATCATTAACAGCAACAAGTTCAACATCATCACTCTGTAACGCAACTCTCGCTACCAACCGTCCGATTCTACCGAATCCTGTACGGAACAATAAAAACATTACAAAAATACACAAATTAATTCAATTTTTATCGATTACGATTAAAAGGACTGATAACGTTGAATAATTGTTATGTATAATGTATAATTACCGTTGATTCCGATCTTAATTTTGGCCATGCTTGATTTATAAAATTAAGGAAGTGTAATGAGATTGAGTAGTAGTTATGGTGGAGATGAAATTAGGGCTAAATGTTAAGGTACGTAGATATAATAGGGAACAAATATTGTTTAACGGTTGGTAGTAAAAGGCGGTAGTTTGAATCGAATGTAGACCGTGAATTTCGCTCAACGTGAAGATTGCTCCGGCGTGCTTGCCGGAGATTGGAATGTTCAGGTAAGTCCCTCATCTTATTGACTATAGAATTTGTAGCCCCTCAAATATGATATGTTTATAAttctttttaaaactttttttttttttttttttttttttttttttttgaacagcgattgggatcacccgagggggactttaaccacccgttgcgatcatctcccattttgactatgccgatgcagcgataaaccccgcccccatcgctgctcgGGAGGAAACCTTATAACCGAtctaagggcacggccaagtaaaactttATTTGATGAGTAAGAAAATATATTTACACTTCCATTTTAAGAGACTTCTCTATTCTCTATGGTTTTTACTTACTTCTCTGCCAAAATTCTAAGTGCGTTTTTGTTTTTTCGCACTAAAAATTTAGGGAAATCATGTAGTAAATGGTTGAAATACTTAATTGAAAAAAAATGCTTCATACACATTTTCTCAAAGTGTATCATCACACCCTTATACAAATCTTATATGAAAAAGTGCTTCATATTTGGGTCATATTCAGTTGCACATTTTGCACATGTACCGAAAACGCTGCTATTGATATTGATCATGCAAGTAAATTTTTACTAGTAAATGTGTTATCTTATTTCCATAGTTATAAATGATAAGTTTTATCACAAAACTTAACAAGTCTATTGTTTGTAGAACAAATCTAGTTTTATTTTATGAAATAagtaatatagatatatatcataaGAAATGATATACGTTTGATGTGTAATTTATACGAGGGATGTCAATAGATCGGATATGAATCGGGTGAtgtcatatccatattcatatccatttagtttttgttcatccatatccatatccatatccatatccatttagtctcaggtcatccgtccatatccatatccagtggattaagcagGTTAATGGATATTCAATGGATATTAAAAAAAAGTTATAATATTTACTAGTATGCGATTAAAACAAAAACGTAGTATATCAAAAATAATTATAGCATGACATAATCAAATTATATCCATAAAAATGTGTACTCTTGtcgaagatataataaaatttattaaatttactataaaacattgattatgaaaaattaaatatgaaatttgtaagtttattttgttagatatatatattttattataatatattatagttatttcattatagggttgaaagtaaaatgtaaatctaacggtaaatgagcttgtaatagtaaatatgtaagcatatatctatatctatatttatgtatttgtatttgtatatgtatttcgggtggtaatggatatattcatggatgaaagttttcatccatgtccatatctatatccatttaggttcatccatatccgtatccatatccatttaggttcaccCATATACAttacgaagcgggtggatcggatGAATATTcaccggatcgggtggccattgtcaTCCCTAATTTATACTCTAAAAATAACTAGCAAATACTACCCAATAATTattacacaatacaggcaactaatcCCGATCGTGCAATAATTTATAAGTAATGTTGACCAGTTCGTCCACAGAGAACAGTTTTATCAgaaactttaacttgtaattattctaGTAAAAATGGGGTTGTTTTGTTTAGAAAAACAATCGCGTAATAAATATTAGATAGAATTCAATAAAGACAATGGTATCAACTTAGAATCAATtccctcggatcaggattgctattAAGTTCACTTTTAAACAATTATGATAGAGGTAACACTGTAATTATCTCTCAATTCTCTTCTCACAGATTATCAACTAAATCCTTAGCTCAACTCTCGTTGATCCTAATTCTCTAATCTAGTTACCAAGATATTAATCAATATATTAATCTAGCTTGAATTGCTTCGGTCTCCTTAACAAATCCACAATTATCAAGGTATCTCACGGTTTAGTTACTAGTTGTTTAATTATACCGGTCTCCCTTATATAATTAACCAAAAGCCTAAGCTATTCACGTTCAATAACCTAGTAAAGATCACCACTCATTCAACTCTCGTTGACTAGTTAATAATCTCCGCAAATTCAACTAGTTGATTAACCCTAATAACTGTCGTTCTTAGCCAACCAATATAAGAATAATGAGATCTAATCGTTTAATTCATAATATAGCAATCCTTCACCTTAGTTCAATCATCTAAGTAGATACAACTAATTTAGCTACTCATATTAAAGCAAAGAACAATAGAGAATAAAAGATAAACCATTGAAATCATTAAATTGAATGTAAATAAAAGTATTGAAAGATTAACACTAACCAAAATTGTTACAATAATGTAAAAACAATGAAAAGTTGATAGGAAAGCTATAAAATTCGTAACCTAGTTGTTGGAGCACCAAAATTCGTAATAGAAAAACTGATTACCTTCTAAAAAGGGTTAGAAACGCGTATTTATAGTAAAACAAAAACTGAAGTCGGCCGGTAATCTCGCGATCGCATCACAACAAATCGCGATCGCGAGTCTTTATAAAAATCGCGGCAGCATTAAATGGAATCGCGACCGCGAGTCTTCTTGATCTCTGTTTCCGAAGTTCTGTTAACGTAATGCGGACGCGAGATTTAAATCACGAGAAAACCCAAAATCGCGACCGCATCAATGAGTATTGCGGCCGTGAGATGTCCTGTTTCGACCAGTATTTTTTTCTGTTTCACTTTTATACTTTGACACTTCGTTTTGACTTTCGATTTCTTTTTGAATGTACTGAACTTTCACCCAAATATCCTTCAAAACCATATAACTCTTCAAACAATCTCGTAGGAATGTAACAACTCAAACTTTAACAATTCTTTCACCATTTCTTCAATTTATATCCAAAAACCAAGTAAAAACGAACCGATATTGCGAGTAAGATTAAGTATAAACGAGGCAATATCAACGTTCTCAGAAAAAAATCTTAGAAAGAAATACAAGCAAGTTGTGGTAGATATTCACTTTAGAACGGAAAACACATATACCCAATTACAAATTTTTCATCACGGGAAtcgaatgaaaggacccgttcatatacattataaacgattcacaatagttgatttcatcgcgaggtatttgacctctatatgatacattttacaaacattgaattcgtttttaaaagacaaactttctttacatcgagaattgataggcatgcataccatttcataatatccactatccaactattattgacttaataataatcttgatgaactcaatgactcgaatgcaacgtctttcgaaatataccatgaatgactccaagtaagatctctaaaatgagcaaatgcacaacggaagatttctttaatacctgagaataaacatgctttaaagtgtcaaccaaaagattggtgagttaattagtttatcataatcattcatttccatcattttaatagatcacaagaatttcatttccatttctcataaatatacgtcccatgcatagagaaaaaaatcattcatatggattgaacacctggtaaccaacattaacaagatgcatataagaatatccccatcattccgggacacccatcggacatgatataaaaactcgaagtactaaagcatccgctacaacggatggggtttgttggacccaatagatctatctttaggattcgcgtcaattaggggtgcactaattctcaaaattagtgatgttccctaattcttaggctaccaagcaaaaggggtatattcggcttcgatcattcaaccatataatgtagtttcgattacttgtgtctatttcgtaaaacatttataaaaattcgcatgtattctcagctcaaaaatataaagagtaaaaaggcaaataaaactcaccatactgtatttcgtagtaaaaatacatataacatcattgaacaagtgcaaggttggcctcggattcacgaacctatattaattatatatatatatatatatatatatatatatatatatatatatatatatatatatatatatatatatagtgtgtgtgttggtcaatatttgtctaacaatttaggttaggtcatagtgtatcacaatcctaatgctcgagactaatatgcgacagtcaacaaaaagtcaacttgacccaaaatgatttccaaaatccatacatgattaacatataacttaaatatcatcattatatatatatttaatatttttaacaggttttatgaaagtaattaataaaagtcatttgttaataaaaatttatatttaaaatttatatttaaaatttatatatgataaaagtatacttttatatatcttaagtaataaaatttat
This window of the Rutidosis leptorrhynchoides isolate AG116_Rl617_1_P2 chromosome 7, CSIRO_AGI_Rlap_v1, whole genome shotgun sequence genome carries:
- the LOC139857619 gene encoding glyceraldehyde-3-phosphate dehydrogenase, cytosolic-like; amino-acid sequence: MAKIKIGINGFGRIGRLVARVALQSDDVELVAVNDPFITTDYMIYMFKYDSVHGQWKKDEIKVKDEKTLLFGDRPVSIFGMKNPEEIPWGEAGAEYVVESTGVFTDKDKAAAHLKGGAKKVVISAPSANAPMFVMGVNEKEYKSDITIVSNASCTTNCLAPLAKVIHDKFGIVEGLMTTVHSITATQKTVDGPSMKDWRGGRAASFNIIPSSTGAAKAVGKVLPALNGKLTGMAFRVPTVDVSVVDLTARLEKPASYDDIKAAIKAESEGSLKGILGYTEDDVVSTDFVGDCRSSIFDAKAGIALNDNFVKVVSWYDNEWGYSNRVVDLIRHMSKS